From a region of the Rhinopithecus roxellana isolate Shanxi Qingling chromosome 8, ASM756505v1, whole genome shotgun sequence genome:
- the LOC115899060 gene encoding histone H2A type 2-A, giving the protein MSGRGKQGGKARAKAKSRSSRAGLQFPVGRVHRLLRKGNYAERVGAGAPVYMAAVLEYLTAEILELAGNAARDNKKTRIIPRHLQLAIRNDEELNKLLGKVTIAQGGVLPNIQAVLLPKKTESHHKAKGK; this is encoded by the coding sequence ATGTCTGGTCGTGGCAAGCAAGGAGGCAAGGCCCGCGCCAAGGCCAAGTCGCGCTCCTCCCGCGCCGGCCTCCAGTTCCCGGTAGGGCGAGTGCACCGCTTGCTACGCAAAGGCAACTACGCGGAGCGGGTGGGGGCCGGCGCGCCAGTCTACATGGCGGCGGTCCTCGAGTACCTGACCGCCGAGATCCTGGAGCTGGCGGGCAACGCGGCTCGGGACAACAAGAAGACGCGCATCATCCCTCGTCACCTCCAGCTGGCCATCCGCAACGACGAGGAACTGAACAAGCTGCTGGGCAAAGTCACCATCGCCCAGGGCGGCGTCTTGCCTAACATTCAGGCTGTGCTGCTCCCTAAGAAGACGGAGAGTCaccacaaggcaaagggcaagtGA